GTCAGATCAAGGATGATCAGCGCATCGCCGAGCGCGGATAGCGCCAGTGCGCCGCATAACAGCCAACCGTCGAGGCTTTTCAGCCGCCGCAATGCATAGAGCGCGAGCATCGCCACCGCACCCGCTTTCCACACCATCAACAGGCTTTCGGGCAGCGCCCCGTCGCGCAGAAAGGGAAAACCAATGGCAAAAACCAGGCTGAGGATCAGAAAGGGCCTGTCTTCAACCAAAGCCTGTTTCATGGATGTTGCCTCCCCTAAACCTTTAGCCCTGAGCCTGTCGAAGGGCGCTTCTCAATTTGAGAGACAGGCTTCCACAGGCTCAGCCTTAACGGTGATGGGACGGACCTGTCCATACTGCCGTTACGCCATATCCGCCAAATTGTGCCATTGCCGTTTAGCCGCGAAATTGGCATAGGCTCGGGCATGACAGACACACAATCGCACGACGTTCATATTATCGGCGGTGGCCTTGCCGGCTCTGAAGCCGCCTGGCAACTCGCACAGGCCGGGCTGAAAGTCCGCCTGTCGGAAATGCGAGGATCAGGGGATATGACCCCGGCGCATCAGACCGATGGTCTTGCCGAACTTGTCTGTTCCAACAGCTTCCGCTCGGACGATGCCGAACGCAATGCGGTGGGCCTGCTGCATGCGGAAATGCGTGCCTTGGATTCTATCATCATGGCGGCCGCAGAACTCGCCAAGGTTCCCGCGGGGTCGGCGCTCGCTGTAGACCGTGATATCTTCTCTGATGAAGTCAGCAAACGGCTGACAAATCACCCGAATATTATCATTGTGCGTGAGCGCGTGGACAGCCTACCGAGCGAAGGCGCAACGATTGTCGCTACCGGCCCACTGACCGCTGCATCGCTTGCCGAGAGCATTGGTGCCGCCACCGGATCAGAGTCCCTCGCCTTTTTCGACGCGATTGCGCCGATTGTGCATCATCACAGCATCGATATGGATATCGCCTGGAAACAGTCGCGCTGGGACAAGGGCAGCGCCGATGGCGACGGCAAGGACTATATCAACTGCCCGATGGACAAGGAGCAGTATCTCGCTTTCCATCAGGGCCTGATGGACGGCGAAAAGACCGATTTCAAACAATGGGAAAAGGATACCCCCTATTTTGAGGGCTGTATGCCGATTGAAGTCATGGCGTCACGCGGCGTTGATACGCTGCGCTATGGCCCGATGAAGCCGGTCGGCCTGGACGATCCGCGTACCGGGCGCTGGCCCTATGCCGTGGTGCAGTTGCGGCAGGATAACCGGCTCGGCACGTTGTGGAATATGGTCGGCTTTCAGACCAAGCTCAAATATGGCGCGCAGGTTGAGCTGTTCCGTACCATTCCCGGGCTGGAAAATGCCGAATTTGCGCGATTGGGCGGACTGCATCGCAACACATTTATCAATTCGCCGACATTGCTTGATCGCTCGCTAAGGCTCAAAAAAGCACCGCATATCCGCTTCGCCGGGCAGATTACCGGCTGCGAAGGCTATGTCGAAAGCGCTGCCGTCGGCCTGATGGCGGCACGCATGACCGCGGCTGAATTGCGTGGATCACCGCTTGATGCCCCGCCTCAAACAACAGCCTTGGGCGCCCTGCTCTCACATATCACCGGCGATGCCGATGCCAGCGATTATCAGCCGATGAATGTCAATTTCGGCCTGTTCCCGCCGCTGGAAGGCAAGGTGAAGAAGAAGGAGCGCAAAGAAGCCTATACGGCGCGCGCGCGGGCGGATCTGCAAAGCTGGTTGGGTGCTTTTTCGCAAGCGGCATAGACACCCGCTATCGTTCGCCCTGAGCTTGTCGAAGGGTCGTTCTTCTAATGCTTTTATTCTCACGCAAAGACGCGAAGACGCTAAGAATTATCACTTTGCGTCTTCGCATCTTTGCGTGAAACGAAATGTTCTAGAGTCGAATTCATTTACATTGAATCGTCATTGCGAGGAGCGAAGCGACGCGGCAACCCAGAGCAGGTGCGTGTTGCCCTGGATTGCTTCGCTACGCTCGCAATGACGTGTTTCAAGCTAAGTGAAAAACAGTCTAAGACTTCCGCTTGCGCGGAGTTAGCAATTCTTCAGCACCGACAGCGCTCTTTCTTGCTCTTCCGCTTGGGCCGGGTCGTCGCAAACTCTTCCGGTGTCAGTTCCGCATCACCATCAGCATCCGCGTCTTCAAAGCGGTTGACCGTCGCCACCGCCCATTCCTCGAATGTCAGTAGATTATTGCCATCAATATCCAGCTTGCGAAACGCCTTGCTGCGGCTACTCAGCATTTCATTGCGGGTAATACGCAGGTTGGAATCGCGATCATAACGGGCAAAGCGGCGTTGCTCGCGGGTTAGCTCGGTTGCCTCAGGCGGCTCAGGCCCTACCAGATCCGAAACATCGGCTTCGGGGAGTTCGCTATCGGGTGGTGCAATATCCTGCGGCGGTGGCTCGGCCTGAACGGCAACCTCTTCCTGTGCGTTGCCCAGCATATAGAGAAACCCGGCCAGCATCAGCATAAGGGTCGCAACGCCACCGATCAGATATTTGCCCATCTGTCACCTCATCTATTGAGAGGTAAAGGGATATAACAGGCAAAGCCTAGCCTGTCAGGCCGCGCCTGATAATCCGCACCGCCATGGATGGGCGCATAAGGGGTTTGTCCCAAGCATCATACAGGCCATCGCGGATAATCATGTCGCGGATAATCGCAACCAGTCTCAGCTTGCGCTCCAGCTTTACCTTGGCAAGCGGGGTAATCTGGCTGATCAGCGCTTCCTTTGCTGTCACCGCAGCCGCATCATCATAGCGGCCCATGCGCAGATCATCCCATAACGCATAACAGCCCATTAGCTGTTCTAATTCGGCAAATGGTGCAATCTCGCTTACCTCAGCCAATGCCCTGCCCAGCATGGTCCCGCGCTGTTCGGCATGG
The sequence above is drawn from the Parasphingorhabdus sp. SCSIO 66989 genome and encodes:
- the trmFO gene encoding methylenetetrahydrofolate--tRNA-(uracil(54)-C(5))-methyltransferase (FADH(2)-oxidizing) TrmFO, whose amino-acid sequence is MTDTQSHDVHIIGGGLAGSEAAWQLAQAGLKVRLSEMRGSGDMTPAHQTDGLAELVCSNSFRSDDAERNAVGLLHAEMRALDSIIMAAAELAKVPAGSALAVDRDIFSDEVSKRLTNHPNIIIVRERVDSLPSEGATIVATGPLTAASLAESIGAATGSESLAFFDAIAPIVHHHSIDMDIAWKQSRWDKGSADGDGKDYINCPMDKEQYLAFHQGLMDGEKTDFKQWEKDTPYFEGCMPIEVMASRGVDTLRYGPMKPVGLDDPRTGRWPYAVVQLRQDNRLGTLWNMVGFQTKLKYGAQVELFRTIPGLENAEFARLGGLHRNTFINSPTLLDRSLRLKKAPHIRFAGQITGCEGYVESAAVGLMAARMTAAELRGSPLDAPPQTTALGALLSHITGDADASDYQPMNVNFGLFPPLEGKVKKKERKEAYTARARADLQSWLGAFSQAA